One window from the genome of Salvia splendens isolate huo1 chromosome 9, SspV2, whole genome shotgun sequence encodes:
- the LOC121748725 gene encoding phenylacetaldehyde reductase-like, which yields MSSVAVTGASGYVATWLVKFLLQKGYTVKASVRNPNNAKKTQHLLALDGAKERLHLVKADLLEEGSFDSVVDGCEGVFHTASPFFNDVTDPQAELIDPAVKGTLNVLGSCAKVPSVKRIVLTSSIAAVAYNGKPLIPEAVVDETWWSSPEYCEQMQLWYVLSKTLAEDAAWKFVKEKGIEMVAINPGMVIGPLLQPTLNESSANILNLINGAETYPNSTLAWVNVKDVAHAHILAFENPSASGRYCLVENVAHFSEIVKILRELYPTYKLPEKCADDKPFAPTYQVSNEKAKSLGVEFTPFKEGIKETVESLKEKNLFKPPSGV from the exons ATGAGCAGCGTTGCAGTAACCGGAGCATCGGGCTACGTCGCCACATGGCTCGTCAAATTCCTGCTCCAGAAAGGCTATACCGTCAAGGCATCCGTTCGTAACCCCA ATAATGCAAAGAAGACTCAGCACTTGCTTGCACTTGATGGAGCCAAGGAGAGACTTCACTTGGTGAAAGCAGATCTACTGGAAGAAGGGTCCTTCGACTCTGTAGTTGATGGCTGTGAAGGTGTTTtccatactgcatctcctttCTTCAATGACGTCACCGATCCACAG GCGGAATTGATTGATCCTGCAGTGAAGGGAACACTGAATGTTCTTGGGTCATGTGCCAAAGTGCCGTCTGTGAAAAGGATTGTTTTGACATCCTCTATAGCTGCAGTTGCATACAATGGGAAGCCTCTCATACCTGAAGCGGTAGTTGATGAGACGTGGTGGTCTTCACCAGAGTATTGTGAACAGATGCAG CTGTGGTATGTTCTTTCAAAGACATTGGCTGAGGATGCTGCTTGGAAGTTCGTCAAAGAGAAAGGTATTGAAATGGTTGCCATAAACCCAGGAATGGTGATTGGTCCGTTATTGCAGCCAACACTAAACGAAAGCTCTGCAAATATATTGAACTTGATAAACG GTGCAGAAACATACCCAAATTCTACTCTTGCATGGGTAAATGTCAAAGATGTTGCTCATGCACATATTTTGGCGTTTGAGAATCCTTCAGCAAGTGGAAGATATTGTTTAGTGGAGAATGTTGCACACTTCTCAGAAATTGTCAAAATACTACGCGAACTCTACCCTACTTATAAACTTCCTGAAAA GTGTGCGGACGACAAGCCGTTTGCACCAACGTACCAGGTCTCCAATGAAAAAGCGAAATCTCTAGGCGTCGAGTTCACTCCGTTCAAAGAAGGAATCAAAGAAACCGTTGAAAGCTTGAAGGAGAAAAATCTGTTTAAACCTCCATCAGGTGTCTAA
- the LOC121748724 gene encoding sulfite reductase 1 [ferredoxin], chloroplastic-like codes for MTTSFAAAAAAVAKDSSILTVPSSFSGLKSASTSLLLCKRPQLFRSSAAAQHPSLIRAVSTPVKPDAPVEQKRSKVEIIKEHSNFIRYPLNEELLTDAPNINESAIQLIKFHGSYQQYNRDERGGRSYSFMLRTKNPCGKVSNQLYLAMDDLADQFGIGTLRLTTRQTFQLHGVLKKDLKTVMSTIIKSMGSTLGACGDLNRNVLAPAAPIHRKDYLFAQETAENIAALLTPQSGFYYDMWVDGEKVMSAEPPEVVKARNDNSHGTNFTDSPEPIYGTQFLPRKFKIAVTIPGDNSVDLFTNDIGVVVVSDANGEPQGFNLYVGGGMGRTHRMENTFPRLAEPLGYVPKEDILYAVKAIVVTQRENGRRDDRRYSRMKYLISSWGIEKFRTVVEGYYGKKFQPCHELPKWEFESYLGWHEQGDGGLFCGLHVDSGRIKGAMKTTLREVIEKYNLNVRITPNQNIILCDIRQAWKRPITTVLAQGGLLQPRYVDPLNVTAMACPAMPLCPLAIAEAERGIPDILKRVRAVFEKVGLKYKESVVIRITGCPNGCARPYMAELGLVGDGPNSYQFWLGGTPNQTTLATVFKEKVKIHDLEKVLEPLFYHWKRKRLAKESFGEFTNRMGKEKMLELVDKWEGIPQGPSQYNLKLFADKETYEKVDAIAKLQDKSAQQLAMEIIRNFVASNQNGKIE; via the exons CCTGTAAAGCCAGATGCACCTGTCGAGCAGAAACGCAGTAAGGTCGAAATAATCAAAGAGCACAGTAACTTTATAAGATATCCTCTCAACGAGGAGTTGCTAACTGATGCTCCCAACATTAATGAGTCTGCCATTCAATTGATCAAGTTCCATGGAAGCTATCAACAGTACAATAGAGATGAACGTGGTGGGAGGTCTTACTCCTTCATGCTTCGTACTAAGAACCCTTGTGGAAAGGTTTCAAACCAACTTTACCTGGCCATGGATGATCTAGCCGATCAGTTTGGGATTGGAACACTTCGTTTGACCACTAGGCAAACCTTTCAACTTCATGGTGTTTTGAAGAAAGACCTGAAGACAGTAATGAGTACGATCATTAAAAGCATGGGTTCTACACTTGGTGCATGTGGTGATCTCAACCGAAACGTTCTTGCTCCAGCTGCCCCCATCCACCGAAAAGATTATTTGTTTGCCCAGGAAACTGCAGAAAATATTGCTGCACTCTTAACTCCTCAATCAGGTTTCTACTATGATATGTGGGTGGATGGAGAAAAAGTTATGTCTGCAGAACCTCCTGAAGTAGTGAAAGCTCGAAATGATAATTCCCATGGTACAAATTTTACTGATTCACCTGAGCCCATCTATGGAACTCAATTCCTACCGAGGAAGTTCAAAATTGCAGTAACTATACCAGGAGACAATTCTGTTGATCTATTTACAAATGATATTGGTGTGGTAGTTGTGTCTGATGCTAACGGCGAACCCCAGGGCTTTAACTTATAT GTTGGTGGTGGTATGGGGAGAACCCATAGAATGGAGAACACCTTCCCTAGGCTTGCAGAACCATTGGGTTATGTGCCAAAGGAGGATATATTATATGCTGTAAAGGCTATTGTGGTCACTCAaagagaaaatggaagaagagaTGATCGTAGATATAGCAGAATGAAATATCTAATTAGCTCGTGGGGAATTGAGAAATTCAGGACTGTTGTTGAGGGGTACTATGGAAAGAAGTTTCAACCTTGCCATGAGTTGCCTAAATGGGAATTCGAAAGCTACTTGGGTTGGCATGAGCAG GGAGATGGTGGATTATTTTGCGGCCTCCATGTTGATAGTGGTCGAATCAAAGGGGCAATGAAGACAACACTACGAGAAGTAATTGAGAAGTATAATTTGAATGTCCGCATCACCCCAAATCAGAACATCATTTTGTGCGACATTCGTCAAGCATGGAAGCGCCCAATCACTACTGTTCTAGCTCAGGGTGGTTTACTG CAACCAAGGTATGTGGATCCTCTCAATGTGACAGCAATGGCATGCCCAGCTATGCCACTTTGTCCGTTGGCAATCGCAGAAGCTGAGCGTGGAATACCCGACATCCTTAAGCGAGTTCGAGCTGTGTTTGAGAAG GTTGGCCTGAAGTATAAGGAGTCTGTGGTTATAAGGATAACTGGCTGCCCCAATGGTTGTGCAAGACCTTACATGGCTGAACTCGGCTTGGTTGGTGATGGTCCAAATAGTTATCAG TTTTGGCTTGGAGGGACACCCAACCAAACCACACTTGCCACAGTTTTCAAGGAGAAGGTTAAGATCCATGATCTTGAGAAAGTTCTAGAACCCTTGTTTTATCACTGGAAGCGAAAGCGGCTTGCCAAAGAATCATTTGGAGAATTCACAAACCGCATG GGCAAAGAGAAGATGCTGGAGCTGGTGGACAAATGGGAAGGAATACCACAAGGGCCATCGCAGTATAACTTGAAGCTTTTCGCTGACAAGGAGACGTATGAAAAAGTGGATGCGATAGCGAAACTTCAAGACAAGAGTGCTCAGCAGTTGGCGATGGAGATAATCCGCAACTTTGTGGCCTCGAACCAAAACGGTAAGATCGAGTGA